The following are from one region of the Pseudomonas putida genome:
- a CDS encoding bifunctional 4-hydroxy-2-oxoglutarate aldolase/2-dehydro-3-deoxy-phosphogluconate aldolase, translated as MTTLERPQPKLSMADKAARIDAICKEARILPVITIAREEDILPLADALAAGGIRTLEVTLRSQHGLKAIQVLREQRPELCVGAGTVLDRDMFAAVEAAGAQFVVTPGITQDILEAGVDSEIPLLPGISTPSEIMMGYALGYRRFKLFPAEISGGVAAIKAFGGPFGDIRFCPTGGVNPANVRNYMALPNVMCVGGTWMLDSSWIKNGDWARIEACSAEAMALLDAN; from the coding sequence ATGACCACCCTTGAACGCCCACAGCCCAAGCTCTCGATGGCCGACAAAGCCGCACGGATCGACGCCATTTGCAAAGAGGCGCGCATCCTGCCGGTGATCACCATCGCCCGTGAGGAAGACATCCTGCCGCTGGCTGACGCCCTGGCCGCCGGCGGTATCCGTACCCTGGAAGTGACCTTGCGCTCGCAGCACGGCCTGAAGGCCATCCAGGTGTTGCGCGAGCAGCGCCCGGAACTTTGCGTCGGTGCTGGCACCGTACTCGATCGCGACATGTTCGCGGCGGTTGAAGCGGCGGGTGCGCAATTCGTCGTTACCCCAGGCATTACCCAGGACATTCTCGAAGCCGGTGTGGACAGCGAAATCCCGCTGCTGCCAGGCATCAGCACGCCGTCTGAAATCATGATGGGCTACGCCCTTGGGTACCGTCGCTTCAAGCTGTTCCCGGCGGAAATCAGCGGCGGCGTGGCGGCGATCAAGGCTTTTGGCGGCCCATTCGGCGATATTCGTTTCTGCCCTACGGGCGGCGTGAACCCGGCCAACGTGCGCAATTACATGGCGCTGCCTAATGTGATGTGCGTGGGGGGCACCTGGATGCTCGACAGCAGCTGGATCAAGAATGGCGACTGGGCGCGGATCGAAGCCTGCAGTGCGGAGGCGATGGCGCTGCTGGACGCCAACTGA